A section of the Candidatus Bathyarchaeia archaeon genome encodes:
- a CDS encoding glycosyltransferase gives MSGEVTGCWRARAVTLKDYEGIVGAKVIEEIMSLGERLRGRKVIHINSTRVGGGVAEILQRLIPLLNESGMEAEWQVITGDEEFFHVTKSFHNALHGMRVAITNKMLESYIRNNEENAKLLDLDDADFVVIHDLQPAALIEHFPKRRGKWIWRCHIDVSTPNPRVWEFLKHFISQYDAAVFHVEKFAKKDLLIRQFIIPPSIDPLSEKNREIPSETVGMVLEKFHINHEKPVICQIGRFDHLKDPEGVVKVYQQVKRPDAVIDIQRLIRGGELLDATQLGKRGIDCQLILAGGLAADDPEGQEVFRNVQKLVKGDRDAHILLLPAGADLEINALQRASSVVLQKSLKEGFALTVSEALWKGKPVIGGSAGGIPLQIINGVNGFLVNSIGEAAERARFLLKHPQKAREMGEVGREYVKRNFLITRHVRDYLMLYLTLELIPEKLVQV, from the coding sequence TTGAGTGGAGAAGTGACCGGTTGCTGGAGGGCGAGAGCAGTGACTCTCAAAGATTATGAGGGGATCGTCGGCGCCAAAGTCATAGAGGAAATTATGTCTCTGGGCGAGAGACTGCGTGGTAGAAAGGTTATCCACATCAACTCAACAAGAGTTGGTGGAGGGGTCGCGGAGATACTACAAAGGCTCATCCCCCTATTAAATGAGAGCGGTATGGAGGCTGAATGGCAGGTTATCACGGGAGATGAAGAATTTTTTCATGTTACAAAAAGCTTTCACAACGCACTCCACGGGATGCGTGTTGCGATCACCAATAAGATGTTAGAGTCTTACATTCGAAACAACGAAGAGAATGCTAAGCTCTTAGATCTAGACGATGCGGACTTTGTGGTAATACATGACTTGCAACCTGCCGCCCTCATTGAACACTTCCCAAAAAGACGGGGAAAGTGGATCTGGCGGTGTCACATAGACGTCTCAACCCCCAATCCGAGAGTCTGGGAATTTTTGAAACATTTCATATCTCAATACGATGCGGCAGTGTTCCACGTAGAGAAGTTCGCTAAGAAAGACCTCCTAATAAGGCAGTTCATAATCCCCCCTTCAATTGACCCCCTAAGCGAGAAGAACCGCGAGATACCGTCAGAGACGGTGGGCATGGTTCTGGAAAAGTTTCACATTAACCATGAGAAGCCCGTAATCTGCCAAATAGGTAGGTTCGACCACCTAAAAGACCCTGAAGGAGTAGTTAAAGTATACCAGCAAGTTAAGAGACCAGATGCTGTCATCGACATCCAACGGCTGATCAGAGGTGGGGAGCTGTTAGATGCTACACAGCTGGGCAAACGGGGAATCGACTGTCAGCTCATACTTGCTGGGGGGTTAGCGGCGGATGATCCTGAAGGCCAGGAAGTATTCCGAAATGTCCAAAAGCTTGTGAAGGGTGATAGAGACGCTCACATACTCCTCCTTCCCGCAGGCGCCGACTTGGAGATTAATGCTCTACAACGGGCTTCAAGTGTCGTCCTCCAAAAATCTTTGAAGGAAGGTTTCGCCCTTACTGTAAGCGAAGCCCTCTGGAAAGGGAAGCCTGTAATTGGCGGAAGCGCCGGCGGGATTCCTTTACAGATAATTAATGGTGTCAATGGCTTCCTAGTTAACAGTATAGGAGAGGCCGCAGAGCGTGCACGATTTCTTCTGAAACATCCGCAGAAGGCTAGGGAGATGGGTGAGGTGGGTAGGGAGTATGTAAAGAGGAACTTCCTCATTACGAGGCATGTTAGAGATTACTTGATGTTATATCTGACGCTAGAACTTATACCAGAGAAACTAGTTCAGGTTTAA
- a CDS encoding transcriptional regulator, which yields MWERLMGALAMSRRDRDLEYKVLQIIKEHGEEGILQSLLWKKINASSREGSRVSLRLEKAHLIDRKRELHDGKWTYKLIAKKRSVKADSILDQVCTFCSEQERCGVGGAVSPITCDKLTRWLFEKSGVAQH from the coding sequence TTGTGGGAAAGATTGATGGGTGCTCTCGCTATGTCACGAAGGGATAGAGACCTAGAGTATAAGGTTCTTCAGATCATCAAGGAGCATGGCGAGGAGGGCATCCTGCAGAGTTTGCTCTGGAAGAAGATTAACGCCAGTAGCAGGGAAGGGTCACGTGTCTCGCTTAGACTCGAGAAGGCCCACCTCATAGATAGGAAAAGAGAGCTCCACGACGGTAAATGGACTTATAAGTTGATAGCAAAGAAACGCTCAGTCAAGGCAGATTCCATACTAGACCAAGTTTGCACTTTTTGCAGTGAACAGGAACGTTGTGGAGTAGGAGGTGCCGTATCTCCGATCACTTGTGATAAGCTGACCCGGTGGCTCTTTGAGAAGTCTGGAGTAGCTCAGCATTGA
- a CDS encoding TrkA C-terminal domain-containing protein, whose product MTEETELSQRARNLFSELMDRSELQLDLAYTALLFNDRDLAEDVMELHQKLENVYIDFEETTLKLAKVVQTPEKLWSLVRTGDHVKDIIDAASTISDVVLRGLPTHPVIRSIFDSSSETVRRVKIEPGSQLDGKTLGEVKLQELSGMRVICIKRGEEWVCGPTSATAIKGGDILYVRGPSEGEQIIRNLAISSI is encoded by the coding sequence TTGACTGAAGAGACTGAACTCTCCCAGAGGGCTAGAAACCTCTTCTCAGAGCTGATGGACAGATCGGAACTTCAGTTAGACCTAGCTTACACAGCCCTCCTTTTTAATGATAGGGATCTAGCGGAGGATGTCATGGAGCTCCACCAGAAGCTTGAGAATGTCTATATTGATTTTGAGGAGACTACGTTAAAGTTAGCCAAAGTAGTGCAAACTCCTGAGAAACTCTGGAGCTTGGTTAGAACTGGAGATCATGTTAAGGACATAATTGACGCCGCCTCTACCATATCTGATGTTGTGCTAAGGGGGTTGCCAACCCACCCAGTGATCCGGTCAATCTTTGACTCATCGAGCGAAACAGTTAGGAGAGTGAAGATTGAGCCAGGCTCCCAGTTGGACGGGAAGACGCTCGGCGAAGTAAAACTTCAAGAACTAAGTGGTATGCGGGTGATATGCATTAAGAGGGGGGAAGAATGGGTGTGCGGCCCCACCAGCGCAACAGCGATTAAAGGAGGCGATATCCTTTACGTTAGGGGGCCGAGCGAAGGCGAGCAGATAATTAGAAACCTTGCCATATCCAGCATCTAA
- a CDS encoding magnesium transporter, with translation MVTGRTLEDATYLIVEDAPFVLLVIPAFINMAGVLATVFSSRLTSRLFIGTIDRHFRPRRLLAFDLLAISAVALSGFTLLAVIVILATRYFLFILIDATLVFGAFLTAGLTATIAMCIVGIIVAYLSFSKGLNPDNFTAPFTSTLGDMAGTLILIFSVKSFSLV, from the coding sequence TTGGTCACGGGTAGAACTCTAGAGGATGCCACCTACCTCATCGTTGAGGATGCCCCTTTTGTACTACTGGTAATACCCGCGTTTATCAATATGGCTGGAGTCCTAGCTACAGTTTTCAGTTCTAGGTTAACTTCCCGTCTATTCATAGGGACGATTGATAGACATTTCAGGCCACGCCGCCTTTTAGCCTTCGACTTGTTGGCTATATCTGCGGTAGCATTATCAGGATTCACCCTGCTAGCTGTGATAGTTATCCTAGCTACGAGGTATTTCCTATTCATCTTAATCGACGCCACTCTGGTCTTCGGGGCGTTTTTGACTGCCGGTTTAACAGCCACGATCGCCATGTGCATAGTTGGTATAATAGTCGCCTATTTGAGCTTCTCCAAGGGATTAAACCCTGACAACTTTACCGCCCCCTTCACCAGCACCTTGGGAGATATGGCTGGTACCCTTATCCTGATATTTTCGGTAAAATCTTTCTCCTTGGTTTAA
- a CDS encoding TrkA C-terminal domain-containing protein, translating into MSPGREEYKPTSIKELLVEIRNNTTLIVDLSYATLILRDRSLAEEVLTLEKNIDGLLNQLQKIIMLAARDIEDAEALQSILTVALATDRVSNAAGEIVYPILKGVEPHPILLEGLKQIDEPFVAVRAATNSILCKKSMSSKSIRMKLGVDIVAVRRGEKWITQPASVDRILPDDIIIARGENVGVERLKEIAAG; encoded by the coding sequence ATGTCCCCTGGAAGGGAAGAGTATAAACCTACATCGATCAAGGAGTTATTGGTCGAGATAAGGAATAACACAACACTGATAGTTGACCTCTCCTACGCAACATTGATCCTTCGCGATAGGAGTCTAGCGGAGGAGGTGCTTACCTTAGAAAAAAATATCGACGGACTACTCAACCAACTACAGAAAATAATTATGCTCGCTGCCAGGGATATTGAAGATGCTGAAGCCTTACAATCAATCTTGACAGTGGCGTTGGCGACAGACAGAGTATCCAACGCTGCTGGAGAAATAGTTTACCCCATTCTTAAGGGTGTGGAACCTCACCCAATCCTCCTAGAGGGACTGAAACAGATAGATGAACCATTTGTAGCAGTTCGAGCCGCAACCAACTCGATCCTATGTAAGAAGTCTATGAGTAGCAAGAGTATAAGAATGAAGCTTGGAGTGGACATAGTCGCAGTGCGGCGGGGTGAGAAATGGATCACTCAACCTGCAAGCGTAGATAGAATCCTTCCTGATGACATAATTATAGCTAGAGGAGAGAATGTTGGTGTTGAAAGGTTGAAGGAGATTGCGGCAGGTTGA
- a CDS encoding RlmE family RNA methyltransferase has protein sequence MSVGRWFEERKRDYFYRKAKEEGYPSRAAYKLIQANRRFRFLKRGDVVVDLGCAPGGWLQVSAKIIGPDGVALGVDVRGIDQKLMSRGVVFMEGDILDPELPEKITDRLGRRPDVILCDASPNVSGVWEVDHARQIHLARAALSIAKLTLKESGRFFVKVFDGPLLKEYIGEVKQHFRDLRLLKPEASRAKSSELYLLGLGFRGCGDLQLRVTCPPDLQDST, from the coding sequence GTGTCGGTAGGAAGGTGGTTTGAGGAACGGAAGAGAGACTACTTCTACAGGAAGGCCAAAGAGGAAGGGTACCCCAGCCGCGCAGCCTACAAGTTGATCCAAGCAAACAGGCGGTTTAGATTTTTAAAGCGGGGTGACGTAGTCGTAGACCTAGGTTGTGCTCCAGGCGGCTGGCTCCAAGTGTCAGCCAAAATAATCGGACCTGACGGTGTTGCGCTAGGGGTTGATGTTAGAGGTATCGACCAGAAACTGATGAGTCGGGGGGTCGTCTTCATGGAAGGTGACATACTAGATCCTGAACTGCCAGAAAAGATAACGGACAGGTTGGGGCGAAGGCCTGATGTCATACTCTGTGACGCTTCCCCAAACGTCTCAGGCGTCTGGGAGGTTGACCACGCCCGGCAGATTCACTTGGCGAGAGCGGCACTTAGCATCGCCAAGTTAACTCTTAAAGAGAGTGGGCGCTTCTTTGTGAAAGTGTTTGATGGTCCTCTCTTGAAGGAATATATTGGAGAAGTTAAACAACACTTCCGAGACTTAAGGCTCCTCAAGCCTGAGGCCAGCAGGGCGAAGAGCTCCGAACTCTACCTTTTGGGGTTAGGCTTCAGGGGTTGCGGAGATCTTCAGCTACGTGTTACATGTCCTCCCGACCTGCAAGATTCTACATGA
- a CDS encoding transcription initiation factor IIB, whose protein sequence is MQGKVAAATTSSIKQRRKICPECGGDRLMNDYDQGELVCMDCGFVIDDKITDTGPEWRAFDDEQRAKRARVGAPLTYTIHDKGLSTLIDWHNQDTCGKGLNPVQMSQVFMLRKWHRRIRVADASEKNLAFALSEMNKIATALNLPKSILETAAVLYRRAVKKRLIRGRSIQGIAAAAIYMSCRKCAIPRTLDELTRVICVSKKEICRCYRFLARELEEFIPPALPLKYASKFSNQLFVSGKATMVAASILESASNLRITSGRGPTGIAAAATYIASVLAGDRKTQREIAEIANVTEVTIRNRYRELMDKLDIKVRI, encoded by the coding sequence ATGCAAGGTAAAGTAGCAGCGGCTACAACCTCCTCTATTAAGCAGAGGAGGAAGATTTGCCCCGAGTGTGGTGGAGATAGGCTGATGAATGATTACGATCAGGGCGAACTTGTATGTATGGACTGTGGCTTCGTGATAGATGACAAGATCACGGATACTGGCCCTGAGTGGAGAGCTTTCGACGACGAGCAGAGGGCTAAGAGGGCTAGGGTGGGGGCGCCTCTAACGTATACCATCCATGATAAGGGTCTCTCAACTCTAATCGATTGGCACAATCAAGATACTTGCGGGAAGGGTCTCAACCCAGTACAGATGAGCCAAGTATTTATGCTTAGGAAGTGGCACAGGAGGATACGCGTTGCTGACGCGTCAGAGAAGAATCTCGCCTTTGCCCTATCCGAGATGAATAAGATTGCCACAGCGCTGAACCTTCCTAAGAGCATTCTTGAGACAGCCGCAGTACTATACCGCAGAGCTGTCAAGAAAAGGCTGATTCGAGGAAGGTCCATTCAAGGCATCGCGGCGGCTGCCATATACATGTCTTGTAGGAAGTGTGCTATACCACGCACCTTAGATGAGCTAACCAGGGTCATATGCGTCAGCAAGAAAGAGATATGTCGGTGTTACAGATTTCTCGCGAGAGAGTTGGAGGAATTCATCCCTCCAGCTCTTCCCTTAAAATATGCCTCCAAGTTTTCTAATCAGCTGTTTGTATCCGGCAAGGCGACCATGGTGGCCGCCTCAATTCTTGAGAGTGCAAGTAACCTCCGCATAACGAGCGGTCGAGGGCCAACGGGCATAGCTGCCGCTGCAACTTACATTGCGTCAGTCCTAGCAGGTGATAGGAAGACCCAGAGGGAGATTGCCGAGATTGCAAATGTAACTGAAGTGACTATAAGAAACCGCTACCGAGAGCTCATGGATAAGTTGGATATAAAGGTAAGAATTTGA
- a CDS encoding magnesium transporter yields the protein MPTRTQLRSMVHTYMEVTPFILLTTLAEIAAGAFLLDIRGFFELLPGLLFLLPGLMELRGNVATSLAQRLGSAIHIGLVSWDKGYNNILRSNVESSIALSLVVSGVLSVGVYLWSLVVGVLVVNLLTLILLAFLTAALSAVTQAFLAAFVAVYAAYRGLDPDNVTAPVLSVIGDILTIVFLILAVKLVLYLSPIIQLVG from the coding sequence ATGCCAACGCGAACCCAGCTGAGGTCCATGGTGCATACGTACATGGAGGTCACACCCTTCATCCTACTCACGACTCTGGCGGAAATAGCTGCTGGAGCCTTCTTGTTAGACATTCGCGGTTTCTTCGAGCTGCTGCCAGGGCTTCTATTCCTTCTACCGGGACTGATGGAGCTGAGGGGAAATGTGGCAACTTCCCTCGCCCAGAGGCTAGGTTCAGCGATTCACATAGGGCTTGTAAGCTGGGATAAAGGCTACAATAACATCCTTAGGAGTAACGTTGAATCTTCGATAGCGTTAAGCCTGGTAGTATCAGGAGTTCTAAGCGTGGGAGTCTATCTATGGTCGCTCGTAGTTGGGGTACTCGTAGTAAACCTGCTCACCCTAATTCTATTAGCCTTCCTGACCGCGGCACTCTCAGCTGTAACTCAAGCCTTCTTAGCCGCATTCGTCGCAGTCTATGCTGCTTACAGAGGGTTAGACCCAGACAATGTCACAGCACCAGTTCTATCTGTAATTGGAGACATATTGACGATAGTCTTCCTCATCTTAGCTGTCAAGTTAGTACTTTACCTGAGCCCGATCATTCAGCTGGTGGGTTAG
- a CDS encoding Gar1/Naf1 family protein, which produces MERLGKVLHISPTTGNLIVKAKTVFQVGVKVFDNKLREVGVIFDVLGPVVSPYVAIKPSHSSPEKFVNQVLYLLEKKR; this is translated from the coding sequence TTGGAACGATTGGGAAAAGTTCTTCACATCTCCCCAACTACGGGTAACTTGATAGTTAAGGCAAAAACAGTCTTCCAAGTTGGCGTTAAAGTTTTCGATAACAAGCTTCGTGAGGTCGGCGTCATCTTCGACGTCTTAGGGCCGGTAGTCTCACCTTACGTTGCTATCAAACCTTCACATTCTAGTCCTGAAAAATTTGTTAATCAAGTTTTATATCTTCTCGAGAAAAAGAGGTAG
- a CDS encoding nuclear transport factor 2 family protein: MKGLRMFRYLALDAEKALVGEVIRRRIEGIRLRDPSMIASTVKVGFYTKFDDWTPKLQEGSEALKEEEAALKVLSSYNYKMRDLRIEVHGGCAWASFYLDYEGAIRGSRFNVQSRVSMFLLEEGGEWRIVHEHFSIMPKELPIQTMPEEERFQAKAQAEKPVLDELDETILAVLGDGIERSAREITISIVELKGRPVEAADVVERCRRLLAIGLIKQTKGGLYPKYVIVRKGDFKNAVV, from the coding sequence TTGAAAGGCTTAAGAATGTTTAGGTATCTCGCCTTGGATGCGGAAAAAGCTCTGGTTGGAGAGGTCATCCGCCGCCGGATAGAGGGTATTAGGCTGAGGGATCCCTCCATGATAGCCTCGACTGTTAAGGTTGGATTCTATACAAAGTTCGACGACTGGACACCGAAGCTCCAAGAAGGATCTGAGGCTTTGAAAGAGGAGGAGGCCGCGTTGAAGGTTCTGTCGAGCTACAATTATAAAATGAGAGATCTCAGGATAGAGGTCCACGGCGGATGTGCTTGGGCTTCCTTCTATCTAGACTATGAGGGTGCTATAAGGGGAAGTAGGTTCAATGTTCAATCGCGGGTATCTATGTTCCTCTTAGAGGAGGGAGGAGAGTGGAGAATCGTGCATGAACACTTCTCCATAATGCCGAAGGAGTTACCTATTCAAACAATGCCTGAAGAGGAAAGGTTTCAGGCCAAGGCTCAGGCTGAAAAACCTGTACTAGACGAGCTTGATGAGACTATACTAGCCGTGTTGGGGGATGGGATAGAGAGGAGCGCCCGCGAGATAACTATTTCAATCGTTGAGCTTAAAGGGCGGCCGGTTGAAGCGGCAGATGTTGTGGAGAGATGCCGTAGATTGCTCGCCATAGGTTTGATAAAACAGACTAAAGGCGGTCTCTACCCTAAATATGTGATTGTCAGAAAAGGCGACTTTAAAAACGCAGTAGTTTAA
- a CDS encoding aldehyde ferredoxin oxidoreductase family protein has product MIEGDPISRVLYIDLTRRRSWVEEQPELFKERLGGTGAAIELLHKECPPSVNPLGPENPIIFAVGQLNGVFPIASKMVAMFKSPLTGNLGESHGGGRSAVALRMAGYGALVIKGRSETPIYLSVHMDEVSFKDASVLWGMGSSATGRVIREREPKPGIRTIMRIGQAGERMVSYACVVTETYRHFGRLGLGAVFGSKKLKALVISGRRSFKFKDPRQYRVLYDEVFNALVTSPLMKKYHELGTSMNILPLNEMRALPTQNLAKSDFECADGISGETFAERYLGRRVACAHCPVSCIHIAAFRIPYETEPYFYKTKMISYDYELIYSLGAMLGVGTCEGILKLIEEVETLGLDAMSTGVSLAWATEMQQRGLITERETAGLKLQWGDYGVYLNAVKNIVGQPTEFYTALARGVDYASSKYGGEEFALAFGGNEMPGYHTGPAAYVGYLVGARHSHLDGAGYSVDEKFAKAGKHPTPEGVAEALIAEEKWRQILSSLVVCYFGRGVYTPEIVARAYNLLGYQLSCEDLVKIGAEILRSKYNFKCREGFDFGKLRIPTRIFKSPTPLGPVTEEFIRESIKHFKTILESAPEG; this is encoded by the coding sequence ATGATTGAGGGCGATCCTATCTCGAGAGTATTGTATATTGACCTGACTAGGCGGAGGTCGTGGGTTGAGGAGCAACCCGAACTCTTCAAAGAGCGTCTAGGTGGAACCGGCGCCGCAATAGAACTCCTCCACAAAGAGTGCCCCCCTAGCGTGAACCCACTTGGGCCGGAGAACCCCATCATCTTCGCGGTGGGCCAGTTGAACGGAGTTTTCCCTATCGCTTCTAAGATGGTAGCGATGTTCAAATCTCCTTTAACTGGAAATCTTGGAGAGAGCCATGGGGGCGGCCGGAGTGCTGTAGCTTTGAGGATGGCAGGTTACGGTGCACTGGTAATCAAGGGTAGGAGTGAGACGCCTATCTACCTGAGTGTTCATATGGATGAGGTTAGTTTCAAGGATGCCTCAGTTCTATGGGGCATGGGAAGCAGTGCTACAGGGCGTGTGATCCGAGAGCGTGAGCCCAAACCTGGGATACGCACTATCATGCGTATAGGACAGGCTGGGGAAAGGATGGTCTCATACGCTTGCGTGGTAACGGAGACTTATAGACACTTTGGCAGGTTGGGGTTAGGCGCAGTTTTTGGGAGTAAGAAGTTGAAGGCACTCGTGATATCCGGGAGACGCAGTTTCAAGTTCAAAGACCCCAGACAGTACAGAGTTCTCTATGATGAAGTTTTTAATGCCCTAGTAACCTCGCCCCTAATGAAGAAGTATCACGAGTTAGGCACCTCGATGAACATCCTCCCACTCAACGAGATGAGAGCACTCCCAACCCAGAACCTTGCTAAGAGCGACTTCGAGTGTGCTGATGGAATCTCCGGTGAGACCTTCGCTGAGAGATACCTCGGTCGGAGGGTGGCATGCGCTCACTGCCCTGTAAGCTGTATTCACATAGCAGCCTTCAGGATTCCCTACGAGACCGAGCCCTACTTCTACAAGACCAAGATGATCTCATACGACTATGAGTTGATCTACTCGTTAGGTGCCATGTTGGGGGTTGGAACTTGTGAAGGAATCCTCAAACTGATAGAAGAGGTGGAGACCCTAGGCCTTGACGCTATGAGTACAGGCGTCTCCCTCGCTTGGGCTACAGAGATGCAACAGAGAGGATTAATCACAGAAAGAGAGACAGCTGGGCTTAAGTTGCAATGGGGAGACTACGGCGTATACCTCAACGCGGTAAAGAACATTGTAGGCCAACCAACTGAGTTCTACACTGCGCTGGCTCGTGGGGTTGACTACGCCTCTTCGAAGTATGGAGGTGAAGAGTTCGCGTTAGCGTTTGGGGGTAATGAGATGCCAGGCTACCATACGGGGCCTGCAGCCTATGTAGGCTACTTGGTAGGAGCCCGACACAGTCACCTGGATGGGGCTGGATATAGCGTGGACGAGAAATTTGCGAAAGCTGGTAAACACCCGACTCCTGAAGGTGTGGCTGAAGCCCTCATCGCTGAAGAGAAGTGGAGGCAGATTCTCTCCAGTTTAGTGGTCTGTTACTTCGGGAGAGGAGTATACACGCCCGAGATAGTCGCAAGGGCTTACAACTTGTTGGGTTATCAGTTAAGCTGCGAGGATCTAGTGAAGATTGGAGCAGAAATACTTAGGTCGAAGTATAACTTTAAGTGTAGGGAAGGCTTCGACTTCGGGAAACTTAGAATACCTACCAGAATATTTAAATCGCCCACACCCTTAGGGCCGGTTACTGAAGAATTTATCAGGGAGAGTATTAAACACTTCAAAACGATTCTGGAATCAGCGCCAGAAGGGTAA
- a CDS encoding UbiX family flavin prenyltransferase, with translation MRLIVGITGASGVVYGVRLLQVLRELGVETHLVVSKAAEKLIKYEVELSLDAVKSLASKCYAPDDLMAPITSGSYVVEGAVVAPCSMKTLAGIACGYSDNLLLRAVEVSLKERRRVVIVVREMPFSLIHLENMVRVARAGGTLMAASPAFYHKPKSLSDAVDHVVGKVLDLFHIEHSLYRRWEGGT, from the coding sequence ATGCGGCTTATAGTAGGTATCACTGGCGCTAGTGGGGTTGTCTATGGGGTAAGGCTCCTCCAAGTTCTAAGGGAGCTGGGGGTTGAGACCCATCTGGTCGTAAGCAAGGCGGCTGAGAAACTCATCAAATATGAGGTTGAGCTAAGCTTGGACGCTGTTAAAAGTTTAGCCTCAAAATGCTATGCCCCTGACGATCTGATGGCCCCGATCACGAGTGGAAGCTATGTGGTCGAAGGCGCCGTAGTCGCCCCCTGCAGTATGAAGACTCTAGCAGGTATTGCCTGCGGGTATAGTGATAACCTCCTCCTACGCGCGGTCGAAGTCTCGTTGAAAGAGCGTCGCAGGGTTGTTATCGTAGTCAGAGAGATGCCTTTCAGCCTCATTCACCTCGAGAATATGGTGAGGGTGGCGAGGGCTGGAGGCACCCTCATGGCTGCTTCCCCAGCCTTCTACCACAAACCTAAGTCGCTGAGCGATGCAGTTGACCATGTTGTGGGCAAGGTTCTAGACTTGTTCCACATAGAGCACAGCCTATATAGAAGGTGGGAAGGCGGTACGTAG
- a CDS encoding Hsp20/alpha crystallin family protein encodes MPEEVKPKEPGTTLPAKTTTRRMLHPTIRPSLPSFWEEVDRFFDEFRRGFIDLFSPWAAPLAPPLNEIREPCCDLIDEGTAYRMRLEVPGIPKDKIEIHATNNSIEVNAEAATEEEERKGKKVVSRERNYSRLYRCITLPEEVVPEKAEATLKNGLLEIEVPKKTPTPEPKKHRVQIK; translated from the coding sequence ATGCCCGAAGAAGTGAAACCTAAGGAGCCAGGCACCACCCTACCAGCAAAGACAACCACAAGACGGATGCTACATCCCACAATACGGCCATCATTACCCAGCTTCTGGGAAGAGGTGGACAGATTCTTCGACGAGTTCAGGCGTGGCTTCATAGATCTATTCTCGCCTTGGGCAGCTCCCCTAGCTCCGCCGCTTAACGAGATTAGGGAACCATGCTGCGACCTAATAGATGAAGGCACAGCTTACAGGATGCGGTTAGAGGTACCTGGAATACCGAAAGACAAGATTGAGATCCACGCAACCAATAATAGTATAGAGGTCAACGCTGAAGCAGCAACCGAGGAAGAGGAGAGGAAAGGGAAGAAAGTTGTCAGCCGAGAGCGAAATTACTCGAGGCTGTACCGTTGCATCACCTTACCGGAAGAGGTTGTACCGGAGAAGGCTGAAGCTACTCTGAAAAATGGCCTTCTAGAGATCGAAGTACCCAAGAAGACTCCGACACCCGAACCAAAGAAACATAGGGTCCAGATAAAATAG
- a CDS encoding 4Fe-4S binding protein, whose product MLILKANRLVVVDYDLCVGCQCCMFACTRRFAEAGLSRSTIHIKSAGGFERGFVVTVCKACSEPPCMKVCPTDALVFRKPGGVTLIPSKCIMCKNCVDACTVGAVFWDEEVNKPAICVYCGYCVGYCAYGVIKLQPVGEGEDRR is encoded by the coding sequence GTGTTAATTCTGAAAGCCAACAGGTTGGTGGTTGTGGACTATGATCTCTGCGTCGGCTGTCAGTGTTGCATGTTCGCCTGCACACGCCGCTTCGCGGAGGCCGGTCTCTCAAGATCTACAATACATATAAAATCCGCTGGAGGGTTTGAAAGAGGCTTCGTGGTTACAGTTTGTAAGGCATGCTCAGAGCCGCCTTGCATGAAAGTCTGCCCAACCGACGCGCTCGTATTCAGAAAGCCTGGGGGTGTAACTCTCATACCGAGCAAGTGCATAATGTGCAAGAACTGTGTAGATGCCTGCACTGTAGGCGCAGTGTTCTGGGATGAGGAGGTAAACAAGCCTGCCATCTGCGTTTACTGTGGATATTGTGTCGGCTATTGCGCTTACGGTGTGATAAAACTTCAACCTGTAGGTGAGGGAGAGGATAGAAGATGA
- a CDS encoding chorismate-binding protein: protein MAKCPKCGAEVSTPIKEWDVIPKGKKGPKLHVQLFEHCGKKFRLAHKVD, encoded by the coding sequence ATGGCTAAATGTCCGAAGTGTGGAGCTGAAGTTTCAACGCCCATCAAGGAGTGGGACGTAATCCCTAAAGGAAAGAAAGGACCAAAACTACATGTGCAGTTATTTGAGCACTGCGGAAAGAAGTTTCGTTTAGCTCATAAAGTCGATTAA